One Vicia villosa cultivar HV-30 ecotype Madison, WI linkage group LG5, Vvil1.0, whole genome shotgun sequence genomic window, TTGTACGATCGGTTGACGAAGATGGGAGTGAGATCGTTTCTGGATAGCAAGAATATGAAACCTGGGGATAGGTTGTTTGATCATATTGATAGAGGAATTCTTGGTTGCAAAGTTGGTGTTGCGGTTTTTTCGCCGACTTATTGTGACTCTTATTTTTGTCTCCATGAGCTTGCTCTTCTCATGGAGTCGAAGAAGAGAGTTATCCCGATTTTCTATGATGTTAAGCCTTCTGAGCTTGTTGTTAAGGATAATGGAAGTTGTCCTGTTAAAGAGCTTCGAAGGTTTAGTGCTGCATTAGAGGAAGCTAAATTCACTGTTGGATTGACCTTCGATTCTTCCAATAGGTTTGTCTTAATAATTCACATATATTTTTAGTAATCATAGTAACATAAACACCTCTGAACAAAGACATATTTATATTCAAACACGTGTCAGTGTTTGATACCAGCATACACAACACTGACACTTATGATTATTCTTAGTGTCATGAAGTATTTATGTCTGTGTCATGTATGCCGCTGTTTTGTATCTGACACTTGATACTAACGCGATACTGGTACTGACACTTGTGGTTACGTGAGGTTGTATTTTGTATGTACAGAATGTTGTAGTATTAAGTTTGATTGTGATAAATGCAATATTGTTGTATTGACTTTGAATGGAATGTGTTTTGCAGGGACTGGTCGGTGTTGTTAAGAGATgcttcagaagcagtgatcatgAACTTGTTGGAGGTAGAAGAAGCGCGTAAGCTCATGAAGAAAAAAACATTGAATACTAATCACAAGTAGTTCATTAATTCAACACTTTAACTCAAATATGTTTGTTTATTACTTTattcttttaaagaaaaaaaggaaggataCTAAGCTAGCAACATGGTTTTAGGTTTTAACCATCAACACTAGAAttcgtttattttattttttaatttttttatccatGTTTTTTCAGTTAAATTTGGAATGAACcaacttttttgttgttgtatgatCTTCATGTAATCCATTAAATTTGAGATTGCACAGAATTTACATTATTGTAGTTTAATTTCAATACACCGTAGTCTTGTTTAATTTACTATATAACTATACATTGGTGAATATTTAAATGTATAATCATAACGAATATTACTTATTGATAAttcaattttaagtttttttaatgataaaaaatatattaataagagAGTATGGAGTACTCAAACCATTTCAAAGAATAAGAATGATTCAAGGTCTTATTCAGATACCATTTCAAAGAGTAGAACTTGATTCTATGTGACGTACAATTTCTCAATACTTActatcttattaaaaaaataatatcattatgaaatttttaaataGGTTACGCAACTAAATACTAAACCAAAGCCAACCCATTATTTTTTACTCAATACCAAAATACTTAAAAATTGATAGAACACAAAACAACACCCTAACCACTTAAACAGATTAcactaaacaaaaaataaattcatAACATTACTATAAATAAGACATCTTACCTTGGACGCAAAATGACTTTTATCTCGGTTACACATGCGAGGTAACTAAAAGCGTCATGAAAAATATGCCACTTAACCTCTCGGTTAATGCTAAACCGACAAATAATATGTAAAGTGGTCACTGGTTCGATCCTAATGagatcattttttaaatttttaaatggcaaatccccccccccccccgcgatattgaaaataaatgacacatcaaattaattttttcctTCGATTTTGACATATAACCGACATGTTAAAATCTTAACTGAAAATATATAACCTTGAAAATTGGTTTAGAAAATGATAATACGAAAATCTAAGTTATGTTTAAAAAACAACTTACACTAATCAAAAGCTTTTTGGCATCTTTCAACTCattattattctctctctttcttttaTGGTTAAAATCTCTCTATATGTTTCAAGTTTTTCATTCAACACTTTCTCTTATACTAGTTCATTCTTCAAAGCATAAAATTTGATGTTTtgcaaaatgaaaaagaagaaggagTTGAACGAAAACTAGATGCatacaaataaattttaataataacaaaaagaGAGAGGAATAATGAGTTAAAAGATTccaaaaaactttgattaatataacatatttttcaaatataacttAGTTTTACCTATTATCATTTAGTAAATCACTAAAGAgttatatgttcaaagaggagTTAGTGAAACAAGAAATCCACATTAGATATAGTAAACTTAAAGGTTACTTGGATTCGAGGAGAGTTGCacaaataatcacaaaaacatcaatattggtttaataacaacaattaatacCAGTTTAACAAAATgtcaacataaacaaaataacaacaacatacacaatatgaaaacaacataaacaatatgacaacaacataaacaactaaATAATCTTAATGTCTCTCAACAAAATGACAACACCATAAACAATAAATCTATAACATCAATCTTAGTTTTACAAAAACAATCAATATCATTTTAACATACAACATCAATCTCAATTTAAACCTCTAGGGTTTCTtgtctaaatataaaaaataacaaacaacaacgaaCTCAAGAACAAACAACGATTACAGAATAACAAAAATCATGTAAAATGAGAAGTGATGTTTGACGTACCAGATCTATGAAGAAGATGTGAAATAATGATTTGGGTATTTCATTTTGGCATTTATAGAACGATAGCCATAAACGCATATCATCTTCGTATTGGGATGATATGTGTTTAGAGTTCTCGTTGCTTAGGAGTCACATTATCGAACGAGAGCCCTAACACATGCAATGGAAATAATACAAGGAGGAAGACGTTGAAGTGAGACTAGTACAAGCATGACGAAGCTCGTGTTAATGAAGAGTTAGCACACTCACTTCAGCGtcatcctatttttatttttatatgaaaatacaaggagGATATAAGGGTTTTGTTTGAGATATAGATGTTAAGGTTGTTATTTACTGGGGAGAGATAATTTTGTTATTATAGCAGTAAACTTTTCATGTCAGTTTTTCTTAAAATTGAGGGAAAAGATGAATTATAAAATAAGGCGCctttttttctaaataaaatataaaactgtAGGAGCTTGAAATTGAAGCTTAGACCCTAAGCTACATTTGATATCGATCTTTAAAAAAATGAGGGATAAGTAATAATCTAAAAAAAAGACACATTCTAAGTCATTTGACCTCGATTTTCATTTAGTCGAGGTGAAAGCGTTGACATGAAATGTAATATTTGTAGTAGCGTAAGCAACGAATAATTAATAGGAGAATCTGATAGCCACACAAAATACATAAGATAATGTTATAATCCATAATTGCTCTACACTTGAGAATATTATGACGAGTAATGACCTTATTAGGAAACGACTTCGCCAAAAAGACTATAGTTTTGAACGAGATCCAACTTTTCTAAAATATAGATAaaattggtatatatatatatatatatatatatatatatatatatatatatatatatatatatatatatatatatatatatatatcctcttCTGTAAGTCCAACCCTAACAGTTGTAGCTTCCTCAAGCACCATATAATTTGATCGAGATAATTATCTTTGGGTTGTTCCCTTACCTCGAAAAAATCTCAAAGGTAAGAGTTATTCCATATCGACAAGTTAAGAAGTCTGAAATTAATTTGTCCTCCCACACAAAAAGATGTTTTATCGATATGAACTTCCAATTTCACATGTCCCTGTTATAATAGCCCATAATGCTCACCATCGAGTCACACTGACTAGAAACCAAAAAATGTCTTTAATATTGGTGAACCAAAGTTAAACCACCCCTCCCTTTATAAACATTATTTCCATAAAGAGATTGACATTCCATTACGAACATCTTCACAACCTTTTTTAAGAActattgtgaaaaacgatgtcaagaataaaatataataggaattagggaagataagaagaacacaataattggttataactgctattcttttacattctcttaaaacaagattacaagtttacaagaataacaaataacttctCTCACccaaaattaggatttgcagcttagcaataatgagagactaatatgctatttataataaaacttaacatactaactaatggactttttccacaaggcccattacacaagccaacttaataaacaagctaacttaacaaattagggtttaaacactaaaacctaatttaacatgctaacaaccctagcatcttcgacacaagtatGTGAACAACCTttaacttcatgcttaatcctgtcaaaccaagaaactatccttcgaccatactagagttcgatccaatatctcacaagaaCAACTCTAAATTTGACACAAACAAGGAAATATATTTTCACCAAGAGAAGATGAATAAGAATCCAAGAAGATGACATCCCAAGTGAGTTTTCATAACTAAGGTCTCATACTAAAGTGAGTcaaattaaacaataaaatatatCTAATTTCAAGATCTATTATATCCTTTTTTCTTACAAACATCAATCTACTAAACCTATTAAATTTATTGGCCCCTTTTGAATCATCCCAAAGGAAGTTCTTTTACAGCTAGACGATATTTTTCTACTCATTAATTGGAATCTTTATGAAGGAAAAGTAAAAGATATGAATACTATTTAAGATAGAGGTTGGGAGGGCTACATATAACTAAGGCGAATAACCATATTTCTATTTGACAAAACTTGTTAGAGATAAGGTTGATCTAAGGATGCCAAGTACTTTGTTTTTGATTATTTGACCCCACTACTAAATCAAGATACCTAGATGGTAGTAATCCAGCCTATTGACTACATGCTCAGCATGCTCGTGTGGATCACTAGTTATGTCATTGCTCTGCAACATCAAAGACTTCTCCAAAGACCACTAGATCCTACTCTAAAGGATGCGAACTAACAAAATATTCTTCTTTCTCTTTAGAGCCGGACGTTGGTCATATATTTCTTTTCTTCAAGGATGACGCCCCTAATGAATGTAAGTTGTTTTCTAATATagcttaattttttatattattattttataattcaattcaaaaaattatatatttagtgAGGGGTTGGCAAAACACtccaaccatatatgatataataaactcatcttCTAGACAT contains:
- the LOC131605550 gene encoding probable 2' cyclic ADP-D-ribose synthase BdTIR; this encodes KLVEEAMQRLSATLYRKMAHRSSCDVFINHRGVDTKRNIAGLLYDRLTKMGVRSFLDSKNMKPGDRLFDHIDRGILGCKVGVAVFSPTYCDSYFCLHELALLMESKKRVIPIFYDVKPSELVVKDNGSCPVKELRRFSAALEEAKFTVGLTFDSSNRDWSVLLRDASEAVIMNLLEVEEARKLMKKKTLNTNHK